A window from Mycobacterium saskatchewanense encodes these proteins:
- a CDS encoding bifunctional 2-methylcitrate synthase/citrate synthase: protein MSTIEENKPRICKGLAGVVVDTTAISKVVPETNSLTYRGYAVQDLAAHCSFEQVAYLLWHGELPSDQQLALFTQRERAARRLNRSQLSLLAKLPDTCHPMDVVRTFISSMGAEDPEEDDSSAAANHAKALRMFAVLPTIVAADMRRRRGLEPVAPHSHMDYAQNFLHMCFGDVPEQVIVDAFEQSMILYAEHSFNASTFAARVVTSTQSDMYSAVTAAIGALKGPLHGGANEAVMHDMLEIGSAEKASEWLQGKLARKEKIMGFGHRVYKNGDSRVPTMKEALDRVAAVRHGQKWLDIYDVLVEGMAEAKGIKPNLDFPTGPAYYLMGVDVACFTPVFVMSRITGWTAHIMEQTASNALIRPLSEYVGPAQRALS from the coding sequence ATGAGCACCATCGAAGAGAACAAACCCCGCATCTGCAAGGGCCTGGCCGGTGTCGTGGTGGACACCACCGCCATCTCCAAGGTGGTGCCGGAGACCAACTCGCTGACCTATCGCGGGTACGCGGTGCAGGATCTGGCCGCGCACTGCAGTTTCGAGCAGGTTGCCTACTTGCTGTGGCACGGGGAGCTGCCCAGCGACCAGCAGTTGGCCCTGTTCACCCAACGGGAACGCGCCGCCCGCCGGCTAAACCGGTCCCAGTTGTCGCTGTTGGCCAAATTGCCCGACACCTGCCACCCGATGGACGTGGTGCGCACCTTCATCAGCTCCATGGGCGCCGAAGATCCCGAGGAGGACGACAGCAGCGCGGCGGCAAACCACGCCAAGGCGCTGCGGATGTTCGCGGTGCTGCCCACCATCGTCGCCGCCGACATGCGACGGCGACGCGGCCTGGAACCCGTCGCCCCGCACAGCCACATGGATTACGCGCAGAACTTCCTGCACATGTGCTTCGGCGATGTCCCCGAGCAAGTGATCGTGGACGCCTTCGAGCAATCGATGATTCTCTACGCCGAGCACAGCTTCAACGCCTCCACGTTCGCCGCACGGGTGGTCACCTCCACCCAATCCGACATGTACAGCGCGGTGACGGCGGCCATTGGCGCGCTCAAGGGTCCGCTGCACGGTGGCGCCAACGAGGCGGTGATGCACGACATGCTCGAAATCGGCAGCGCCGAAAAGGCCTCGGAGTGGTTGCAGGGCAAGCTTGCCCGCAAAGAGAAGATCATGGGATTCGGCCACCGGGTCTACAAGAACGGTGACTCGCGCGTACCGACCATGAAGGAAGCCCTCGACCGCGTCGCCGCCGTTCGCCACGGTCAGAAGTGGCTCGACATCTATGACGTGCTGGTAGAGGGCATGGCCGAGGCCAAGGGCATCAAGCCGAACCTGGACTTCCCGACCGGGCCCGCCTACTACCTCATGGGCGTGGACGTCGCCTGCTTCACGCCCGTCTTCGTGATGAGCCGCATCACCGGGTGGACGGCCCACATCATGGAGCAGACCGCGTCGAACGCGTTGATCCGTCCGCTCAGCGAATACGTCGGGCCGGCGCAGCGCGCTCTATCGTAA